The Ziziphus jujuba cultivar Dongzao chromosome 1, ASM3175591v1 genome segment TTTGTTGGTATATTCAAGAAAGAACgaaatatatacatgcatgAAGCTGTTACACCAGACCCCAACATTATTTTGAGACTGGCGAATGAAGCTTATCAGGAATATGTTGGTGTTTGGGCTAATCATGCTACCATGGGCCTGTACCATGCAGAGAGTTGGAAAGGGAGACTAATGCTATCATAGGATAGAAACCCCTTCCAAATGGTTACATTAAGGTAAACTGTGATGGGGCTTTCAATAAATCTAACATGCAAGGTGCAGCTGGTAAAATCTTATTTAGAGATTGGAAAGGACCACCCATCTATAGGAGGTATGTATATTCGTTTGCTTGGTGAGAACGCTCCAAGACCGTAGACCACTATTGAGCTCGACGGGGGGTGCGGGGGCAACTCCATCGTGGTATGGACTGGTTCAGTTTTTAGGTTTATTCCGTACAATATATTTATGCTTTTGGGGGTTTTTTGGCTGTATTGAGTTTTTAGCCGCTTTATTCGCTCATCTCTTGTACCAATCTTTTCAATAAAAgttttgcctctctttgcccatggtttttcccgtcaagggttttccatgtaaatttgtatgtgtttttctttttattcttctattgctattgttcttTTCATATTTTCGTATCAAGTGATATCAGAGAAAGATTTGATTTCGACAATGGCAACTGTAAAGTATGATATTCCGCTATTGGATCGCGACACTAGATTTGTGCTATGGCTAGTCAAGATGCGTGCTGCTCTTGCGCAGATGGATTTGAAAGAGTGTTATTAGGGTTTGATAAGATACCCTTGTCTTGGACTGCGGAGGAGAAATGAGGTAAGGATCATAAAGCCCTAactcaaattcaacttcatCTCTCTAATTAGATTCTGCAAGACATTTTGAAGGAGAAAATTTCCTCTGCATTATGGCTAAAATTGGAGCAATTGTGCATGACAAAAAGTTTCACTAGCAAATTGCATCTAAAGTAGCAATTGTATTTTCATCGTATGTCTGAAGGTATGTCTTTGACTGACCACTTAACtgtctttaaggaaattgttgcTGATTTAGAGGCTATGGAGATTAAGTATGATGAAGAGGATATAGGGTTGATTTTGCTATATTCGCTGCCTTCTTCATATTCGACTTTTAGAGATACGATTTTCTATAGTCGTGATATTCTTACTTTGGAAGTGGTTTATGACACTTTGTTCTTTAAGGAAAAGATGAAGCAGTTTGTACTGGGATCCGAGACTCAGGCAGAAGGTCTTGTTATTCGAGGTAGAACGCAAGAGAGGAATTTTGGTGGTGATTGGAGAGGCAGATAAAAATCTAGCAATAAGGAAAAGGTGTGTAGGTACTGCAAGAAGAATGGGCACATTAAATCAAAGTGCTATATATTACAGAATAAGAAAAGAGGACTGCTGCTAATCAAAAGGGAAAACAACTGGACCATTCTGGTCAGGCCAGTATTGCAGAAGACAATTACAATTACAGTGATGGAGAGCTCCTTTTTGTTTCTGATACTAACTATAAACCTTGTGATGAGTGGATTCTAGATTCTAGTTGTACGTTTCATATGTGTCCCAATCGGGATTGGTTTTCAACATATGAAACTGTGTCTAAGGGTACTGTGTTGATGGGAAATAATGCATCTTGTAAGATTGCAGGTATTAGAACAGTCAGGATTAAAATGTTTGATGGAGTTGTTAGGACACTAAGGGATGTGAAACACGTCCCAAATCTAAAAAGGAATCTTATCTCATTGAGTACTCTTGACTCGAAAGGGTACAAGTACACTGGTGAATGTGGAGTTCTGAAGGTTAGCAAAGGTACTCTCGTTGTGATGAAAGGGTAGAGAAAATCTGCCAAGTTGTATGTCTTGGAAAGCTCTACTGTTACAAGTGATGCGGCTGTTACTACGCATTCTTTGTCAGATGGTGATGACACTAGACTTTGGCATATGCATCTTGGTCACATAAGTAAAAATGGTATGACTGAGTTGAGCAGAAGAGGACTTTAGTTAAGCAGAAGAGGACTTCTTGGTGGCCAGAATATTAGTAAACTGGAGTTTTATGAGCATTGTGTCTTTAGGAAGCAGAAGAGAGTCAGATTCATAAAAGGCGTTCACAACACCAAGGGGGTATTTGATTATATACATTCTGACCTGTGGGGACCATCTAGAATGTTTTCTAAAAGAAGTGCTAGTTATATGCTGAccatattgatgattttttctAAGAGTTTTTGGATGTTCTTTTGGAAACAGAAGAGTGAAGCTCTTACTACATTTAAAGATTAGAAGATTATGATAGAGAAGCAAATAGAGAAGCAGATAAAACATATTTGCACTAACAATGGCTTGGAGTTTTGTTCCGATGAGTTTAATGTCCTATGCAAGTCAGAAGGAATTGTAAGACACCATACGGTTTGTAAAACTCCACAACAAAACAATGtagctgtaacaccccgtcccaaagtacgtcGGAatttttttgcacgttgaccgagagggtcaaaattttgaatttttgtttcggGTAGAATTTTGCATTGGCCGAGGCACCATTACAAAGTACATGTCatcctgagttcgtagactagtagcatgtcgaaatcgaagctaccgtttgaaagttatgagtaaaacaagttgaggtccaaattgtccaaggggtgccaaaATTGAcgtttttgttcatgcaaaattgagctttgactcatgcatggttgtgaagtactcatcaatacgagttcatagactagcggcacgcccgatttagacatgtggtttgaaagttacggacctgtgaagtttttccaatacagcatttactattcatggatctaTATATgtgtgaacagtgatgccacgtgtcacaaAAAGTGGACCCATCCATGAGTGCACAGTAGCACCATGGGCATTTTGACTGGTTGAGgaggggagggaggagagagaaggagaaggaggagagagaaaaagagagaaaaggggAAGGACCGGCCAACCGCCGTTcgcccatttccggccaccagaaTAGTATACGCGCCTAACCACCATGATCCACCCATCAAAACCGACCatccagccaaaaatcacggccagatcGCCAGCGACGCACCCTGATCGGGGTGTTTTTTGGCGAGCGGCCTGTTTCCTTCTCTAGCCGATTTCTCCCAAACTAGACCTCCGTTTGTCTCATAGCTGGTCccattgagtcacccattcctcaatctaccttcccaccaaaaatcacgatcAGTGGCTACCAGACACGCCGCCGGCGATGACGGGTTTCGGTGACCACTGCGGCTCGTCAGGAAATCGACTTTCCAGCGAGTTCCCAGTTACatcgcccatcctttcccactagttTCGACCCTCTGAACCTAGATCTGAGGTCGGTTTCTTCGAACTCACAGCGATTTGTGAGATCTGAGGATCCAAAACCCGATACTTTTCCgacgagatttcggccacctcgagtccgatctccggaaagtgaGACCAAATTCGTAATCCTTGTTttataagcttcgattcggtatattacttgtaaattttggttgttgtttgtgttcgctccccgggtacccatttgagagttactcgattaaaatattaaaataattatttttgtgtattgtgACTATTTTAGGTACACGTGTGGGTAATGGAGTTGATCCTGtagaggatctcgattgatacacgtgcttgagatgagtgacctacctttaaaactattttagagttattaattatatttattttgtgtcaatttaatatttagaaaatatgctcatgtggtggaatttatttaaaacTATGGTAATTTGTATTATCAATTTCAGtagtttctatatatatatatatatatatatatgcttattgatgctaaatgaaaggttggttcattaagaaattcttgattattattattgtgatttaattgcatttaatatgcatgagcaatgtgttttcatttaattaattgtacttggattttaatattatttttgggcatgtttcgattttaaatatttcaaaaaaaaaaatgggtttaAGTTTgttgcttttaaattatataattatgcctttgaaatattatttgattgattttatgatttgggaaaaattatttgtatattattattggtggatttatgctggagatattaaagaaaaaacgtGGGactgtgaatttgaaaatttgtataattcccacggtgaattttagaaaaattggatattttaataataaacttggttatttgttttagacgcactcatatagcattggtgttctgtactgtgtatgtggatgagcgcgcaagttataatgtctcccgtgagtttccatcggaccgagggcaggtaagtttgatattggccataagccgcccccccccccccccccccccccccccccatggCCGAATTaacggtttaagcagcagcgCTGTTGGGACGCCAAAGcgatcgtatgcaagtttctctctttaatctcccgtcGGATGGTGCTCGGaatgctgggtatcgtagggcatcactggtatatagtgtggtgcgtcaagtattatttttctgatataaatttcaaatcctaaagttctAAAGCAgcctttaaattaaatgtatttaatttattttatcacctatttccaattagtattttctaaaatgtatttattcatattttatgtcacttattttaaattaatgtttttaaaatgcatcttgccatatttttattatatagattgattgaagatttcaaaatgtattttataatatatttttaccacttattttatatgattgtgtgtaattatttaaattatatttttgacattgtTTATGTTAGGTTATTAAATCAaagtttatgaattatatatggaatttcacttttatgttatatttctttaatgcaagtattttaaattattttattgtattttattcgtatttggattatttaattatttattaaattaattattccttaatttttggagcataaaatattgggttttgcgaaaatattttaaaagtgaaacttttccaacagagtgaatggtgagggttttgagagaaaatattattttcaattaattattaattatttacttatttattcttaattattgaAGTGTACTATGACTATCGtggctattataattgtatattagatagggtcactcactgagatgattagcatctcatatttttttaaatccgttCCCCTAGATACAAgaattggtagacgttcgtccggaTCGAGCTTAACCttcgttgctgtcgtatttcgaggagttctctttcttttcatttatttctattgtaatatttctttccatcctttgttgtataacttccatacttaattgtatcctatgatgctctgtatactgtattggatatattttattaaatactgcattagttccctgtttaatttatggaagtactgattattgtggaattaaattgtagtaaagagGAGGAATTAAgcggtatatatatagaagtgtgttttcagtgcagagaatttgtggtaagtccaaattttaggggaggttctgccggattttccattggaaggtctggtagggtttttcTGGGATcaagacttgtctagggttctagtgagggatcttggacgggtcctgacagtagtAGAGCGAATGAATAGAACTATAATGGGGAAAGTATGATATATGCTTTCTAATGCTGGTTCACCAAAGTCGTTTTGGGCTTAAACGACTTCTACAGCTTGTTTTCTCATTAATCAGTCTCCTTCAACTGCTATTGACAAAAGGACTCATCTAGAGATATGGTCTGTTACTCCTGTTGATTACTCtgatttgaagatttttggatGTCCTGCCTATGCTCATGTTGATAATGGAAAACTAGAACCTAGATGTGTTAAATGTGTTTTTCTAGGTTATAAGTCTGGTGTTAAGGGATATAAATTTGGTGTCCTAAAACTAGTAAGATCATAATTAGCAGAGATgttgtttttgatgaaaatgcTATGCTGCGAAATTTGCCTTCTAGTGACACTTGTGATACAAGTTAGCAAAAATCAAGTACACAGGTGGAGTTTCAGATTGGGTCAAGATCTATGTCAGAGTTTACACCTCAACCTGGTTCAGAAATACATGGTAATGCTGTTTCTACACCACCACCTCCAGCACCACAGCATTCTATTGTTAAAGACAGGCTTAGAAGAGATGTTAGATCTCCACAAAGATATGCTGAGCCTGATTTGGTTGTCTATGCCCTAAATGTAGCAGAGAGTATTGATTCAAGTGAAGAACCTTCTACTTATTCAGAGGCAGTTAGTTATGACGATTATAGCATGTTGATGATTGTTATGCAGGAGGAGATAGAGTCTCTACATAAAAATGGCACATGGGAATTGGTGAGATTGACCAAGGGTAAAAAAGTTATTCGTTGCAAATGGATGttcaaaagaaaggaagggACACATGGAGTTGAAGAAGCCAGGTATAAGGAAAGACTAGTAGCAAAGGGTTGTAGTCAGGTTGCCGGTGTTGACTTCACAACTATGTTTTCACCAGTTGTAAAGCACAGTTCAATTAGAGCTTTGCTTGGTATTGTGGCTATGCATGATTTTGTGCTTGAGCAGttagatgtgaagacagcatttttACATGGTGAACTTGAGGATGACATCTACATGTAACAACTAGAGGGCTTTGTAATTTCAGGTAAAGAGGACtatgtgtgtttgttgaaaaaGTCCCTTTTATGGCCTGAAATAGTCTCCTAGGCAATAGTACAAGAGGTTTGACTCATTTATGATCTTTAACGGTTTTAAGAAATGCAGTTATGATAGTCGTGTTTATTTTAAAAGGAGTGATGATGGGTCATTTATTTACTTACTCTTGTATGAGGATGACATGTTGATAGTAGCCAAGGATAAGAGAGAGACAATAAAAGTCAAAGCCCAACTTAGTAGAGAGTTCGAGATGAAAAATTTGGGAGCGATGAAGAAGATTCTTGGAATGGAGATTCTTAGAGATAAACAGGAAGGCAAATTGTTTCTAAGTTAGAAATGATATAATGAGAAAGTTCTTAGTAAGTTCAATATGTAGAATGCAAAACCTGTTAGTACATAATTAGCAGCTCATTTCAAGCTTTCATATGCTTTATCTCCATAATCAAATGATGATGTTGACTATATGTTTCGAGTTCCATATTCTAGTGCAGTGGGATCACTCATGTATGCTATAGTTTGTTCATGTCCAGATTTGGGATATGCAATTAGTGCAGTTAGTAAATATATGGCGAATCCTGGTAAAAACATTGGAAAGCAGTTCTGTGAATTTTAAGATACTTGCATAGCTCTTTTAATGATTGTTTAAGTTTGGGAGGACCAGAGATGGAGTCATTGGGTATGGAGATTATAATTTTGTTGGAGACTTAGATAAAAGAAGATCTCTCACAGGCTATATGTTTATTATTGGTGGTTGTGCTATCAGTTGGAAAGCTACTTTGTAGAATACAATTGCATTATCAACTATTGAGGCAAAGTACATGGCTATTACTGAGGCTTGTAAGGAAGCTATTTGGTGAGCTTAATGATGATTTGCAAATTACCAAAATCTTTTGTGACAGTCAGAGTGCAATCTTTCTCATGAAAAATTAGATGTTTCATGAGAGGGCAAAGCATATAGATGTCTGATATCATTTTGTGCATGATGTAATTGCTCGTGGTGATATTGTTGTCAacaaggtgagtactcatgattATCTTGCCGACATGATGACCAAGTCACTTCCAGTAaccaagtttgagcattgcttgggGGTTTTTCGGCTGTATGGAGTTTTTAGCCACTCTATTCGGTCACCTTttgtatcaattttttaaataaaagttttgCCTCTCTTTTCCTATGATTTTTTCCTGTCAAGGGTTTTCCacataaatctgtgtgtgtttttgtttttattattctgTTGCTATTGTTCTTGTCATATTTTCGTATCAAAGGGCAAGCAATATACCACGCCATTCTAACAGCACAAAGGATGGTTCAACAATATCATTTTGGAAATGAACTGCGCCAGTCTTTACAAAGCCATTACTGTTGGCCCCTCTGAATGTGCTTGGATCATTAAAACTTTGTTATTAAGAtatagtttttactttttattttaaaacgtTTAAACCTCATTATAATATTCTAATGGTTTGACCACTGAACTAAGGTTTGAACCTTAAATATTCTCAATGGTTTTATCACTGAactagatttaaaaatataaatatagtttgTTTTAGTGAAGAATTTCAAGACATATCTTTATACTTTTAGTACCTAGATCTTGCAATAAAAGGTGCTGATTAAATTGCCAAAAGGGACCTCAGAGATTTGCTGCGTCTAAACTAGGACCCGACGAACCAGCCATCTCTTGTCCCTATCTTATACTCCGATCTTGCATTTCTCTTTCCAAAAAAAGTTTTCGTTTGctcaaaaaaattgattgacATCCATCCTTGGAAATAATGTTAAATTCgttggatatatatttatatatttgtttctcaTTACTTTATTTTACACGAGAAGAGAATACACAACCTTGAGAATGTATGGTAATTAACAAAATTTACTTCAATTAAAAAAGGACGAAAAGGTTGttattacaatgaaaataaaaagggaaaaaaaaaaaaaaagcttgaagTAAATCAAAAAGGTAAAATTAtctgaaaaaataatcaaaaatgaAAACGCTCCAACATGGTAGCAAAGAACAAGAGCAAATGAGAAACAATAAGCAGCAAGGCCATGAAAAAGAGGAAGATGCCAAGTTTCCACCATTTGCTCTTCAAAGTCAGATAAAATCCTCGTTTACAAGAATTGCAGTTGTAGCACATTACGTTTGGGTCGTTTTCCCACAAATCACAGTCGGCATCGTACGGATATGATCCATCCACCGTTCTCCTTCTCTTTTCCCAATATGTCGCATTCACATAAACCATTCCACACGTTGTTGGTGGTCTGCAGCATCCATGCTAATTCCATTCCAACCAACCAACCGACAATATTATTCAcaaattaacattttatatatatatatatatatatatatatatgtatgtatgtgtatatatgttgcTATACTACTTTCcttattttctaatatatataataacttatACACAATCCCCATATCATATATATAGCGTAAAAGACATATTTTGATCCTAGATCTTTAACAAAAACTAATTAGGACTTAGTTGTAACATACCCTTATCATATGTTAAACATATACTCTATCTATTGGAAAACTTTTGTCTAGAATTATCCGAGAACACATCACACTAAAGTTGATATGATGTATAAATTGTGTATAAAACGTTACACCAACATATTCTTGAACAATTCTAGACAAAAAGTttctaaataaaagaattaatatttATGCCTAGATTCTagtgaattttatatttattgttagaACTATTATTAATAGTTTGTCCATGAAATAACTAGATTATTACGTACCTCAAGATATGATAATTTTGTGGAGGGAAAACTATAGGATTTGACTGTCAACGATCTGAACACCAAATCCCTGCATGCTCCATTATCATAGAGACATGTTTCGATATCGTTCCAAATGTCGTCGTCGTAGATTTTCGATTTCAGCCACATTGGCGAACCAACAATGCTCCTGCTCTCCATCTTGTACGCTCCAACAAGAGCAAGTCCCATGGTGAGCATCACAAGCAATGGAACCATGACCACAAGAAGTCCAGGCATTGGAAACCGAGCCCTCAAGAACACGAAACCGTTGCTAATCACGAAGATGGCAATCAAACCGATTCCTATACCGAACTGCAGCTTAGGCAGTCTGAGCAAGCTTTCGCATTCGTAATTTCTCATGTAAAACAGCCACACAACCGAGGCGAGTATAGGAAGGGAAAGAATGAATGTGAGAACGGTTGACAAGCCTGCCAAATGCTTTCCTTGTCCTGGTTTCTCTGCTGCAGAcatattgttaattttgttgttgttttcttCAATGGCCACCACCTGATCTTTAGCTGCTTTTGCTGCTCCTTCTTCAACTGTTACAGGAGGGTTGGCATTTTCTGTAGCTTTGCTGTTGTCTTCTGCTTTCTCTACTGGTACTAGTTCCTTGGAGTTAGCATTTTCTGTCATGTTGGTGATGAATCATTAGATTTGTATTTCCCCTCTTTTCTCTCGAAATTTGTGACTACTTAgtcaataaatattaaatatatatatatatacacatataaaaacaaaaaaaggaaaaaaaatggctGATCATAAGGTTTTTGATGATACAAATATTTGTCATTGTGGGGATGAGATATTTAAGGGAAGTTTGAAGAGATTGGATGAGAGATATTAGGGAAGAAATAATCTAATCCTTATAACTGAAAGATTTTGTTTTACCCATTATGTATTAGTTACAGTCAAACTTCTAACTGCTACTAAATACGTATGTACAAATATGTATGCATGTAGTTACACGTCGATGCaagtatataaatgtataataatatttttcaaaatgatattAATTACATGGCAAAATCCAGTACCAGTTTTGCAAGGCTTTTTTAGAGCTAAATTTGCAAAAATTGCAATATGTCATGAGGTCATGACTCACAGTAGAGACGATAATAATGCATGGTAGTACTAGCGCTTTCGTATTAGCAGGCAAGACAGTTACATAGTTTCTTTATTTGTAATATGTCCACAACGTTTCACTAGTTTTTAGCCAAAAGAATCTGTACATCCTATCCAATGATTCACATCATCTACATtctataaacatattatatatatatatatatatatatattataatattattcaaaatgttATAAATAAGGTAAATCCTCAAATCTATATTCTATAAAACACTCCACCTAATATTTTAACAGTCTAAAATTTCGAGCTATGgatgaataaatattattactcATTTTTTAGACTAcgtttgatataatatatatatatatatatatatatatatatatatatatatctatgtattaGCAATTTTATCTTGAAAAGCActgtattttatattaataattgagTAGAAAGatgcaacaatatatatatatatatatatatatatatatatatatatataatttcacatATCATTCTGGACTCATTACAAATATTACattggaaaaattataaataaagaaaattgaacATTTTCTATCCTACTTGAATTTTCCGGAGCGCACTAGCTGTATATTTGTAGGGTGCTTATATTTTGAGTCCATACCTCCTGCTATTACCAAATTAAAGCagagaaaagggaaaaacaagtccttttttaaatcacataatttcCTTTTCACCTGTAATATTTCTAAATGTCCAGGTATAATTGATAGAGGTGAAAATGATAAAGATGCAACAAATTAAAGTAAAATGCGAGTAAATTAGACCTTGTAAGATTAAACctattatatgtattaattaGTAAAATGTATGAGGATTAAAAAATTGTATGATGAAATGATGACTTAGCTGTCCTCAAGGAAATTTGAAATGAactattttaaaactaaataatactagatatataaaaaatctaCCAATACATTTaggaagtaaaataatattaacattttatttattttaaaattcatataatttaaatgtcaataattaaatttttaagttttcttgaagaaaaagggaaaaaaaaaaaaaagaagtttgaggaTTTGAAATCATATGTGCGATTGTAATAAGTAGaggaaaaaaacataattatttctcgtctcactttctctctctctcactcccTCTCTGTGTCACTCTCTCTTCTCTCACTCTCTATCCTCTCTCACATTTCTCTCCCCTAAATTTTGGATGTAAAATTGGGAGTAAAACTAAGTTTTTTCTATTGGCTATAGCTTTTTCATTACTCAAAAACTCTATTTGAATACTAAAAGCTTTTCTAGTAACAAATATAAATGTTTCATTCCTTGATCAATGAGTATTTATGGactaaaaaaagatttattatgatattttaaaaaaaattcaaattttaaacttcttctaaaaattcaaaaattggcATTTAAAGGAAGTTAAAATTTCCTTGAATGAATATATTTCTCTCCAATAATAGCCTTGGATTCttttaaaaagttacaaatCTTTAAAACGTTAACTACTTTCATCCAACACCTAATAACTTTTGAATAGAAGCTCCTCTTTTAATAAATGCATTCACAAAAATCTACTAGGAAATGCTCTTCCTAGAGAGCCTCTGCCAGTCAAAggctaaatattatttttttttttttccacgtgAGTATTGTATTAACCaaacacaaggaaaaaaaaaaaaaatccctctgatatttttttctttttcattttcctcttttttctattttatattactCTTTCTCTCCAAGCTTTTTGAGAATCCAAACATAGCcttaaaaaataagtataacCAAACATAAGccgataaaataattatacttCATATATCTCAGTAAATTTAtgggaatattttatttacatcttGTTGAATTCGggataaatacataaatatcccCTAAGTATTAAATAAATCATCTACACCTCCTAGAGACGATTTAAATTATTCTTATACgcagaataaaattaaattgtctTCAAAAGTtctattcttatttttctttttgcaatgaTTAATTTGAAggcttcttcaaaattttttttttctatatttttaattaaaatttatttaaactatgtcctttttttcttttttttaaaaaaactatatgataattttaattacataagtttttttcaaataatttatatatttgacaaatacatttagttaaatataattggaatattataatatattttggtaaatattattgaaaaattataatatatttagatatatttagttaaatatatttgataagttataatacatttaaatacatttagttaaatatagTTCATAAATTATCACtcaattaacaattatattagaattatcacatttttttttaattgaaactaTCACGGAATTTACATTAAAAtagtcaaaaatataaattaatataattttatgtcttcaaattaatttttgcaaaatcacaaaaaaaaaggaaaaaaagaataataaaacatttaaagaCTAAAAATATAAGGGTAATTTAGATTGCTAGGGGTCTgaatgatttattaaa includes the following:
- the LOC107419159 gene encoding tetraspanin-15, which encodes MTENANSKELVPVEKAEDNSKATENANPPVTVEEGAAKAAKDQVVAIEENNNKINNMSAAEKPGQGKHLAGLSTVLTFILSLPILASVVWLFYMRNYECESLLRLPKLQFGIGIGLIAIFVISNGFVFLRARFPMPGLLVVMVPLLVMLTMGLALVGAYKMESRSIVGSPMWLKSKIYDDDIWNDIETCLYDNGACRDLVFRSLTVKSYSFPSTKLSYLEHGCCRPPTTCGMVYVNATYWEKRRRTVDGSYPYDADCDLWENDPNVMCYNCNSCKRGFYLTLKSKWWKLGIFLFFMALLLIVSHLLLFFATMLERFHF